One region of Zingiber officinale cultivar Zhangliang chromosome 7B, Zo_v1.1, whole genome shotgun sequence genomic DNA includes:
- the LOC122004508 gene encoding calcium-dependent protein kinase 13-like, with protein sequence MVYGCLYCAKSYQKTLATLNFAGERFSEIVGSPYYMAPEVLKRNYGPEIDIWSAGVILYILLCGVPPFWVETEQGVAQAILRGVIDFKWEPWPSISGSAKNLVRLMLEPDPKLRLTAKQGSLS encoded by the exons ATGGTGTATGGCTGCTTGTACTGCGCGAAGTCCTACCAGAAGACCCTCGCCACTTTGAACTTCGCAG GTGAAAGATTTTCTGAGATAGTTGGAAGCCCTTATTACATGGCTCCAGAAGTTTTAAAACGGAATTATGGACCAGAAATTGATATATGGAGTGCTGGAGTTATACTCTATATCTTACTGTGTGGAGTTCCACCATTTTGGGTTG AAACTGAACAGGGAGTTGCTCAAGCAATTCTTAGGGGCGTAATAGATTTCAAATGGGAACCATGGCCTAGTATTTCTGGCAGTGCTAAAAATTTAGTTCGGTTGATGTTGGAACCTGATCCCAAGCTTCGGTTAACTGCAAAGCAAGGCAGTCTTTCATGA
- the LOC122004509 gene encoding calcium-dependent protein kinase 16-like, with protein sequence MAAVLSGDARAVGGIEEKYVLDCELCRREFGVTYLCLDHFTGELLACKSISKRKLRTAVDVEDVRREVAIMRHLPRNSNIVNLWEACEDDGVMHFVMELCEGGELFDRIVARGHYSERVTAVVMKTIIEDVFMIREFLPQFLVLELAATWVEKGGCLLLLLPSEMDCEALHNGH encoded by the coding sequence ATGGCGGCGGTTCTTAGTGGAGACGCCAGGGCGGTGGGCGGGATCGAGGAGAAGTACGTGCTAGATTGCGAGCTCTGTCGCAGGGAGTTTGGAGTCACCTACCTCTGCCTGGACCACTTCACCGGGGAACTGCTCGCCTGCAAGTCGATCTCGAAGAGGAAGCTGCGGACGGCTGTTGACGTGGAGGACGTGCGGCGGGAGGTCGCGATAATGCGGCACCTGCCGAGGAACTCCAACATCGTGAACCTGTGGGAGGCGTGCGAGGATGACGGAGTCATGCATTTCGTCATGGAGCTGTGCGAGGGCGGGGAGCTCTTTGACCGCATTGTGGCGAGGGGCCACTACTCAGAGCGCGTGACAGCTGTGGTCATGAAGACCATTATTGAGGATGTCTTCATGATCCGTGAGTTCCTTCCTCAGTTCCTTGTGTTGGAATTGGCAGCAACTTGGGTGGAGAAGGGAGGATGTCTTCTCCTGCTCCTCCCTTCTGAGATGGACTGCGAAGCCCTGCATAATGGACATTGA
- the LOC122004510 gene encoding uncharacterized protein LOC122004510, producing MSHFISNYDCLLSSDDELETIVTVFSIEDSLDDEEGSRSQIILGKQRLRRAFIRRSPLEGHICLFSDYFVDASVYPPNIFRRRFRMNRDLFLRILNNVENHEPCFVQRRSAIGTLGLSSLQKVTVALRILAYGVRADLMDEYVRIGETIAIKSIKLFVEVVISIFGDEYLWSPNSNDIPRLLAVSEKRGFPSMLGSIDCMHWKWKNCPTAWKGMHTSHAHEPTIIFGNSGIL from the coding sequence ATGTCTCATTTCATTAGTAATTATGATTGTCTACTTTCTTCTGATGATGAGTTAGAAACAATTGTAACTGTCTTTTCAATTGAAGATTCATTGGATGATGAAGAAGGTTCGCGATCACAGATCATTCTCGGCAAGCAACGACTTCGACGTGCGTTTATTAGGAGAAGTCCTTTGGAGGGTCACATATGTCTCTTTAGTGACTACTTTGTTGATGCATCAGTATATCCTCCTAATATATTTAGAAGGAGGTTTCGGATGAATCGTGACCTCTTTCTTCGAATTCTTAACAATGTGGAGAATCATGAGCCATGCTTCGTTCAAAGAAGAAGTGCTATTGGAACTCTTGGGCTTTCTTCTTTACAAAAGGTGACTGTCGCCTTGAGGATCCTTGCTTATGGAGTTCGAGCTGATCTCATGGATGAGTATGTAAGAATTGGAGAAACCATAGCAATAAAGAGCATAAAACTTTTTGTCGAAGTCGTAATCTCGATCTTTGGAGATGAGTACTTGTGGTCTCCAAATAGCAATGACATTCCTAGATTGCTAGCAGTTAGTGAGAAACGGGGATTTCCAAGTATGTTGGGGAGTATTGACTGCATGCACTGGAAATGGAAGAATTGTCCGACTGCATGGAAAGGTATGCATACTAGCCATGCACATGAGCCAACAATTATTTTTGGAAACAGTGGCATCTTATGA